From the genome of Streptococcus lutetiensis, one region includes:
- a CDS encoding beta-class carbonic anhydrase: MSYFEKFLKTNQAYADLHGTAHLPQKPKTHVAIVTCMDSRLHVAHALGLALGDAHILRNAGGRVTDDTIRSLVISEQQLGTREIVVLHHTDCGMKGLNNDAFADQLARDLGVSVHGKDFLPFSDVEESVREDVKKLSESPLIPDDIVISGAVYDVDTGRISEVTL, encoded by the coding sequence ATGTCTTATTTTGAAAAATTTTTAAAAACCAATCAAGCTTATGCTGACTTGCATGGCACGGCGCATTTGCCACAGAAACCTAAGACACATGTTGCGATTGTGACTTGTATGGACTCGCGCCTGCACGTGGCGCATGCCCTTGGATTGGCGCTTGGAGATGCTCATATTTTGCGAAATGCAGGTGGGCGTGTGACCGATGATACCATTCGATCTTTGGTAATTTCTGAGCAGCAATTGGGCACACGCGAAATTGTTGTTTTGCACCATACGGATTGTGGGATGAAAGGTCTTAATAATGATGCTTTCGCGGACCAATTGGCGCGTGATTTAGGTGTGTCGGTCCATGGAAAAGACTTTCTGCCATTTTCTGATGTTGAAGAAAGTGTCCGTGAGGATGTTAAAAAGCTGAGCGAGTCTCCGTTGATTCCTGATGATATCGTTATTTCAGGAGCTGTTTATGATGTTGATACAGGTCGCATCAGTGAAGTAACACTCTAG
- a CDS encoding aldo/keto reductase has protein sequence MRYIKFGERQKEVSEVVLGLMRISEMTVDQVEELIESALAVGINAFDIADCYGHGKCEQILGEVLKCRPDLREKMWIQSKCGIRMEEFTYFDFSKEHILEAVDGILKRLNVDYIDSLLLHRPDALMEPAEIAEAFDLLKAQGKVIDFGVSNQNPMMMALIQKDVNQPLVANQLQLSAAFTPSFDAGFHVNMKQEAGIVRDSSIFEYCRLHDVVIQAWSVLQFDYFGGVFLGSEKYPELNQVLNRLAEKYHVSPSAVAIAWVLRYPAKMQAVIGTTKKARVAEAAKAAEIQLTRKEWYEIYLAAGNDLP, from the coding sequence ATGAGATATATTAAATTTGGCGAGCGCCAAAAGGAAGTTTCAGAAGTTGTTTTAGGATTAATGCGCATTTCAGAAATGACGGTTGATCAAGTTGAAGAGTTGATTGAGTCGGCTTTGGCGGTTGGAATTAATGCCTTTGATATTGCTGATTGTTATGGTCATGGAAAATGTGAACAGATCTTAGGAGAGGTGTTGAAATGTCGTCCTGATTTGCGTGAGAAGATGTGGATTCAATCAAAATGTGGTATCCGCATGGAAGAATTTACTTATTTTGATTTTTCAAAAGAGCATATTTTAGAAGCTGTGGATGGTATTTTAAAGCGTCTTAATGTTGATTACATTGATTCTTTGTTACTTCATCGTCCAGATGCGCTTATGGAGCCTGCAGAAATTGCGGAAGCTTTTGATTTGTTGAAGGCACAGGGAAAAGTTATCGATTTTGGTGTTTCAAATCAAAATCCGATGATGATGGCATTGATTCAAAAAGATGTTAACCAACCTTTGGTGGCTAATCAATTGCAACTGAGTGCAGCCTTTACTCCTAGTTTTGACGCTGGTTTTCATGTCAATATGAAACAAGAGGCTGGGATTGTTCGCGACAGCAGTATTTTTGAGTATTGTCGTTTGCATGATGTGGTGATTCAAGCTTGGTCAGTGCTTCAGTTTGACTATTTTGGTGGTGTTTTCTTAGGTTCTGAGAAATACCCTGAGTTAAATCAGGTTTTAAACCGTTTGGCTGAAAAATATCATGTCAGCCCGTCAGCGGTTGCTATTGCTTGGGTGCTGCGCTATCCAGCAAAAATGCAAGCTGTGATTGGAACAACCAAAAAAGCTCGTGTCGCTGAGGCAGCTAAGGCAGCAGAAATCCAGTTGACGCGAAAAGAATGGTATGAAATTTACTTGGCTGCTGGCAATGACTTGCCATAA